The nucleotide window ATTCTGCATGAACTCAAGTGTACTTATGGCAGTTTTGAGTATCTATCAATCAATAATTAGCAATTCCCATACTAACAGAAAACAGTGCTTCACTTACCGTGAACGGCTTTTGGAGACGCTACGGGACCTGCTGCGGCTGCTCCTACTTCTACGACTTCTGCTTCTAGACCGTCTTCTAGATCGTGAcctagaaacatttaaaatgtaatttggcCCTTATTCTTTGCCTGGTGTGCCCTGCTACGCTATCCAAGAGCAGAAAGAACTAAAGAACTTCTCAAAAACAAGCATGGCCACATAAAGAGGTACCATTAATCCACCTACATTCACTATATTGTCAATGACTTACATCTGACATTTCACATGTGAAAAACTCTCAAACCTGGCTTTGCTGTATTATGTAAAGTAATTCCTTCCACATTCTCAGGCATCACCCTACTCCTGAAATATCAACTGAAGGTAACTATTGCAGGTTGGGCTACCTATACCTATTCTTAGTGTAAGTAGTcttgatgcagaaactgacatgTCCCAAAAGTTACCTTGACCTGCTGCCAGAGTAAGATCGCCTATGGCTTGACCGTGGCTTGTCTTCAACCAGCCTTATCTTCCTTCCATTTATCTCTGTGCCATCCAGTTTGTCCAGGGCACGCTTCATGTCTGAGTAAGATCGGAACTCAATCACTCCTTCATTTGTACGTTCTTTGTGAGCATCTGCATAGGTTACCTCGCCAGCTTGCCTCATGAAATCCTTTAGGGAGTAGATGAAGAATTACATAAGCATTCCACATGCTTACACTCTGGAAGTACATTAGCTTAAGACAAGTCTGAGCAAATGCAAGAAGCATTAGTTGCATGTAAACATTCATGCACAAATACTTCTACCTAAATCAAAATGAACATTGATATTAAGGGAAGTTATTGCTTCCTGCTAGTCACAACAGGCTCTATGATAGAACATTAATACATACTTTCAAATCCTGCCAACTACAGCGACTGGAAAGGTTTTCAACAATCAGTCTGTACTCTGTACGAACAGGCGGTCCGTATTTATCTCTTCCAGATTGTCTCCGACTGCTATATCCGCCACCACCCCCACCTTTATTGTACAAAGAAATAAAGTTAGATCGTCTCCTAGCATGAAGAAAACTAAATGTTCTGAAAAAGTTAGTTAAACAGTTATATTTACTGGAGTAGGACTTTATTTCTCTAAGCCTCCAATAAACTTTGCAATTTTGCCATAATCTATATTAATGGCAAATCAAACAGACTAAAATCCTACAAGTCTGTGCTCCTAAGATCTGTTAGAGAGTGACTGCTCCTTATTAGATTCACCTTGCtaagttttattttacagaacattGTAAAATATAAAACTTAACTGATTACATGCATTTCTACATTTTACAAAAACGTTTACTAGTTACACTAAGTACTTACATCACAGTATGaggtttttggtggtggtttggccACAAAACACGCAAGGTAACAGTCACCTAGTTCAGTTTAACCAGTTTTGTCTAACCCTTGGAATCCTCACCATCACCCTGCGTCTAATGGCAAAAGGCTGCTGTCGTCATGGCTTCCGGTAAGGTCAGCCAAAGGGTCATAGGGCAAGGGTCACACAATGTATGGAAAAGCCATGGCCAATCAGGAAAGGCAGTCATCTTAGCCTCAGTGGACACAGCCTCAGCCCCACTGGTCACTTTTAAATTGAAACATCAAGGACTTGTTAAAAAGTTTGAATTGAACATGCAACAATTTTATACAACATACatttgattctttttaaaaagacagatacccacccccccaaacaccaCACTTCTAAATTACTGAAAGATGAACCTTAGTACTTTTAATTAATAGTACTAGGCCAGTTAAGCTCTATATAGCTCAGCTCAAGAAGCTATACAAGTTAGCTGAACATAGAAACATTTATAACATCCCCCACTTAGTACAACAGATTACTGCTTGTAAACCACCCCCCCATATATTCAACTGAAACATTCACATGAAAGTTCACAGCTGAGTGCTTCTACCCCAATTATGCAACGGTATTTATTCATTAACATTAGTGATGGAACATCACCATTTCGTCTAAATGCTCCCAAGAACACTGGAGCCCTTAAATTAGCAGAGCATATCGTTTCCAATTAACGAGAAACCCTTTCTAGATGGCCACAGTTTTGCAGCCAGAATTGCTTCACTTATTTGCCCTCCTCGGTTTCTTAGGAGATATCCGAGTGCAGCGCTGGTGCCAAGAAAAACGCCTGCAGCACCAAGTCAGCAGAATAGCTTGCTCCCAGCGATGCACCCGGTATCCCCTACTACCATGCTCGCAGAGATACCGACACCCCACCCCCTCAGCCCCACGGGACTCGGTCCCATCCACTCAATCACCCCCGGCTCTGCCCTGCCAACACAGCCGAgccgcctcccctcgcctcctgCCCCTTGCCCGAAGCAGCCTTACAACCACGCAGAAAGATGGGCCCGTACTCACTGCGACTACTGTAGCTGTACCCGTCCCTGTCCCGGCGGGGCCCGCGGGCGTGTTCCACGATCACACGCTCCCCGCACAGATCCTTGCCGTTCAGCTCGTAAACGGCATCGTCGGCGTCTCGGGAGTCCTCGAACTCCACGAAGCCGTAACTGGGGGGAGAAGCAAGGCCCCGTCAGCCGCCCGCCCGCGcttcccggggcagggggggccgCGCCGGCCCAGCCGGGACAATAGGAGCCAGCCCCGCCGCagcgcccccgctcccccccgcgccgccgccatcttgagCCCGGCGCCACGCGGCAGCGCGGGCGGGAGCGGCCGACGAcatggaggggggcggggggggggggaagagggcggcgggcgcggcccgcCCGACCCCGGGGACTgcaaagggggggcggggggcgtcCGCCGGGCGGTGGCGGCCTTTAGGCCGCGGGACGGCGCTCACCCGTTTTTGAGGTCGACCTCGAGCAGGCGGCCATAGCCGCTGAAGAAGCGCTGGATGTCCTTCTCCCGGACGTGGTAGCTCAGGCGGCCGATATAGACGCGCGGCATGTCCGCGgcggaaagggggggggggggggggaagggaagggggagggagaggagaagaaagagaaaggggaggagagagaaggagagagaaagagggagagagagaggcgGCGAGAGGGCGCGGGGAGCGGCACTGCAGGCCCGCACGCTGCCACAGCCGCGGCCTGCTCCGCAGCACAAtggcgcccgccgcccgccgccgctttTATAGCGGGGGCGGGCCCGCCGGTACGGACGTTACGGCGCAGGCCAGGAGGCAACGTCATCACGCTCTCGCGAGCGGGCGCTGGGGAGGCGGGGGAGGTGAGGGAGGCGGGGAGGGTGGGTACGCGCATGCGCTGAGCTCCGGGAGTGCGCCGGCGAGGCGATAGCCCGCGCTGCGCACGCGCCGGGCGCTGGCGGGCTCCGGCGACCGGGGCGGGATGCGCTGCTCTGCGCATGCGCAACCGCGCctgcgggcggggcgggcaggacCGGGCCTGCGCCGGGCAGGCCGAGGGGACCTGTGGGGCTTGGCCTTCCCCGCACCCCTCAGCCCCGCGGTTCCGGAGTCCCCTTCATCGCCGCTGAggttgctgctgctcctgctgccgccccccacctccccatcccagcccccgtggctgcagcccctcagccgCTGTCGCCAGGTGGCGGCGGTCCAGCTCTGTCAGCTCCCGCCGGGCCCATTTCGCCCAGGTCTGCCTGAcggctggaggggacagggctctGACAGGGAAGGCTGGTGGCAGCGCGTCCGGGCCCGTGGGCCATAGCCCAGGATCAGTCAGAGCAAACCCCTGGGGCGGGAGATCACCGCCGCGTCCTTAGGCGCCTGGCAGGTCCCTTGCCGGCCGGGAAGCCCAGAGATCTCCGTCTACGGAGCTGCTTTCTAGGCAGGGTTCCATGGGAGCAATCCTTAATACCAGCCCGAAGTTACCGAGGTCTGTGTCCTGGTTTCCCTTTATATACATGTAATACATGTTCCGAATTAGAAAGGTCCTCCCGGTATATTACTAAACCCAGTTTCAGTCTGCTGGGCTTTACATTGTAGCACTTATTTCATAGTATGTAATTTGTATATTCGATATAAATGCATGTTGTATTCTAATAATGCAACATTTTTATACTGTTTACtatgcaatttaaatatttgaagtgaAAAGGCCAAATTTACTCCTACTCCTGGATTTTTCCCAGCTGCATGAAAAGCAGCTCTTGTTCACCTAGTGCTTCAATATTGTGAGCATCAATGTCGGTAATGCAGGCCACCAAAGACACAATAACTGCCTTCAATTTTTGGGATGTTGCCCTGAGTTAATCTGTAACAAAGCAGCTGCTGAGTTTGAGTTGAAGTGGGCAAAATCTCTcgagtctcttttttttcctcatttaataaAGCTTCGTATAGTACGGCAGACAATGAGTGAACCCTTTCCCTTCTGCTATAGTGGACAGTGCTTGTAACGTGTCATGAGTTTgagtgttttctgtctgctttagaAAGACTTTTGCAGGTAAGTCACAAATTTACAGGCCTGCTGCAGTAAAGGTCCTCTCCCCACTACAGCTATATTCTGTTATTTCCCACTCCTGTTCTTGTAAGAGGATAATGTTTCACTGGCCCAAGTTTTAAAAACCTTGGAGCATTTATCTGAAATTGTCTGTGCTGGCACCTGTGGAGTAGGAGAGCTGCATGCTAAGACTTGCTAGAAACAACCCAATTAGATAGTTCTTGTAAAGCATCCTGCGCTTGATTGGAGATAGTGTGTAAGCCTGTACTGAAGTTCAAGGATAAGAAGGATAGCTAAGCCTGTTCTTAAGGGCTTCCCTGCAAGTCGATGCTCTTCAGCATCAGAGCATTAAACaaatgccttttctgaaagatctGCACTTCTGTACTTTCCTCACAGCCCATAAAAGCTGCCCTCTTGTAGGTGATGACACTCATTTCAACATATGCCTCTTAGCATAAGGAATTTCTTTCGCCCTtccaacagggaaaaataaattcttcatgaCAAAAGTGCTGTCCATGCATCCTCTGAACTCTGAGACCTCAGCTGGTGTTTATATCACTGCCTTTTCTTGGGAGAATATTCCCACACAATGCCCTAGAAATGGATGAAAAACAGTCTGTTCAGCTAAGGGCCTTATGGAGCATGAATGAGTACTGGCAGTCCCTGCACTTTCTGGCCTGTTTTTATGTATGGAAAGAACTAAACTTGGGACCTAACCATCCTGAGTGCTGGGATGTCAAGCTgtagcaaacaaaagcaaatgagTGGGTCAGTCCTCCTGTAATAAGACAATCAGACAAACCCACTCCCAAAAGCAACATCGGGTTGGAAAAAATCCCCAAGGGAGTAAGTGACAAAGCAGCGCAGGAGAAAGGGGTCGTGAAACGGACAAATGGCACTAGGAGTCCATTCGCTGAGTCAGGGGAGGGTTtaggaagggaaaggagataCAGTTGCCTCATTCTGTCTTACTTGGTCTGGCTTGTTACTAGCAGGAATACATCCTGCTGATGAGGTGAGCAGAGCCGCCTGGGCCAGAGGCACCGGAGACCTCCCCAGTTCTGGACCAGTAAAGCACACATGCACAGCAGCTCTCCATTGTTGCTGAACACATCCAGGGACAGAGGAGCCATGCAGGTATCTCCACGTGTGCAGTGCCCGTTTCTGCAAAGAAGTATTGGTGCCTGCGCCCTATATGCCTTTTAGAAGTATGCAGAGGATGTGACCATATAGGATGTGAAGTCCCATATTCCATGGGATACTGATACTGTCTTTCAGGCTTCCAAGAGCCCCCATTATATATGATGGCCCTCTCCGGGAGGACATCTCAAAGCTTTTGGCGGTGGCAACAGAGAGACATTTGCTGAGGCCACATAGAAAGTGAGGGAGGATTCACATTAGGATCTTGcagccttgttttgtttttctgttcctaTACTTGAGGGGGGATAAAGGGTCTCCAAGGTGCCTCCTCACTGGGTGCCATGCTCTGCATCTCCCTCAAGCCATTTTCAAATCCTTGATTCTCACACCCCTGcccttttttcactgtttgtCCCCCATAATCAGTTACCTGGTTTTCacattgtttcttcttcctctagcCTTCTTGCACCTTGCGGGGCTTGATGGCTGGGTTAGGACCAGCCTGGTGCCTAGAAGGAGAATGACAAAAACTCCCCCTATTCCAAGGCCATTTAGGGACCTATCTAGCCAGCCTTGGCTGTAATTAGAATGGTCTCAGCCCTGTGCTGTATTATGCCTTCTCTTATCGTCTGTTGGTAACCCTGGAAAGCAAGAAGTGGCTGTGAAACAGTGACATAGTGATCACAGATGAACCTCACCTCTTACACAGTTCAGGCAGTCTGGTAGATGTTGCTCAAAGGAGATGCAGATCAGATCCAATTAACTTCTTAATCCTTTTGGATCAGTGGTCCCAGGCCATCTCCCTGACCTATCTCTGTTGTGTCCTATTATTTTTACGCCCTTGTCTTAGCAGTCCTATTCCTGATGTACGtgagaaaacacagcagcaggTTCAGCCTCTGAATCAATAGCATTTCTCACACACAGAGGGACATGTGTTCCCTCAACACTCAAATGCATTAGTTTTATGGCCTGATCTGCCAAATCAACTGGCGCTGCAGAGCTGGAAATTGCAACTCTGTAGTTCAAAACTTTGGTGCTTTTTCCTGAGCGCTTAAGACaaagagagaaatggagaaagaagtATTACAGGCTTTTCATACCACTTCCACAGTGGAAGGTCGGAGGAATGTCATGAGAAGAAATTACAATTAATCTTTTTTCCTCCTAAGGGCAAAAGGCTCTAATCTCTTGGTACAAAGGTTTGAAGTCTGTAATTAATCATAATCTGTGAGATGCGAAGCAGAGGTCTGGTAACCTTTTATGGGTCTTTTATCGTTAGTCCAATGAAAGTATCACATGTAATTTGTCTGTCTTGTTGAGGGCTAATATTTGGCTAGTGATTATTTTTTATAATCTGTTGTCAGAGGAGCCCTCAGTGTGAAATCCATGTTCTTTCTCCAGTCTTGCCAGCAGTGGGTATGGCCATATGTGAGTGTCTCATGAAAACAGTATAAAATATGCATATCATGAATTTATTATGCACCAGCTGTTTGTTGCAAGACTGGTGTCTCAGGGTGCTGCTGTCAAGTGTCTGACTGTTTCTGTTACACTTCTGTCTCCCATCACCTCGTCCTTGTCACATCTCTCTGATAGGAGAACTCAGTTCTGAACCCGGGTGCTGCTCAAGAGGCAAAATGGGCAGGCTGGCTGGTTTTCTCATGTTTTCCCATGTTTTCCCATAGCTCCTTTGTGTGAATCCTATAGGCACCGACACTGGAGGCCAAGTCTGGATTCATGTGCAAAATGTGGGCAAATTCAGTTCAGGTCTTTGGCAGGTGTATCTAGGTACTGTGATCATCGGGTATTTTGCTGCTGTGATCATACCCATCATCACTGGGTATTTGGTGGTGGACATACCTGCATCTTCATTTTGTTCATGGGGAATGGAGGCTTAGGGAGTGTTACGGATGCATGCACACTCAAATCCAACatgtgttaaagctcagatttattcttcagtaaaaagttagttagttagaactccagtaacagtagtgaactacaggctcaatggtgtaaggggaattagtactacatgggcgacttaagaatccttgagatttaaaagtgatgactcaaaatgcacatatcactcacctaaaagctgagggctttctctcttgaggagttacctcagacagtgccctgacccaagggggagtccccgactgcagacctgctACTCCGAGGAGggctgattccaacatgtcctccagcgggaccccgtttatacccttgtcaaatctgatctgtggtcattttaatccctatgGGCCAAGAAGGTAACTTCAGTGTACCTGATGCGtcttgattggccagttcaaatttcagcctgcggcctccagggtttagggttttttttttttcctcttttccctgcctggagaagtttcatttctggcttgggggtggggggtggggggagtgtaCTGACACAGGGAGACCAGCGCATGTGAGGTCTTCTTGTGGCTGTCTGGCAGGCCCTGCCTACAAGGGGCCCTTCTTCTCACACATGGCTCCTCCTTCCAAAATTCAGgtcaaggagcattgcaggcgaTAAAGTTCTCTTCCATAGGATGGTGGGAAGAAAGCAAACTGACATAGAAGTGCTGTCTCAGAGACAGGCCACTGCAAATCAGCATGCTTTAAATGGATGGTTTCCTATGGATTTTTAGTCCTCCAGCTGCACCAACCTGTTAAAACATGAGAGTTCCAAAAGCTATCACCATCCAGTCGCAGCACAAACTCAAAAATGTCTCTGAGCCAAGGCATGGGAGATTTTAACAGCTCCCAGGAGCTGTTGTTCAAGGAGCTCATTCATCTGTTGTGCCTTAGCAGCTCTTTCGGCGTCACCATGCTAGGTCAGCCCAGCCACTGACTCATGAGCATCAGTATGGGCTTTGGACCAAAATGGGACCTCCTGACACATATGTAGAGAACTGCTCAACTGACTGTGACTGTTCCTGTGCACTTGTGGCTAGGATTTGacttttttctattgttttttttGCAATATGTGAGTGAATGTGTCCTTATATGCCTTGTGGGTCCTCTCTGGGCATAGACTTTGAAGCACCAAGTTCAGGACAGCAGCCAAGCACGGATGCACATGGGGTTTAGTGGCTTTCAGTCTCTTGTTCCCTCTTCTGCAAATGGGTTTCATTCCCCCATGAACCCTCTATCTGAGCAGGGGCACCCAGCATTGGTCTGAATGGGTGTTTATACAGCTAGGACATACACATACAGGGAGAAATGGGTATCCTTGGTCTGTGAAAGTGTCTGTTCTTCTCCCCAGTAGCACTGGCTGATGTTATGTGGACTATTGTATCTCCTACATGGTCATAGTCTCCAGCAAAAATTCCCTCTCCATTCCAGGTAGAGGTCCTACCTGCCCCTGCGGAAGGTCACAGGAGGAATGCTATCCATTCTGTGCCCAGACAAAGCACTAACTATACTCTCAACCCGAATTTCTTGTATTATTCAATTTGGGGACTGTATATAAAGGCTTGTCATTTTAGCTCATcctatgtatatttatataaaatcaaTTGATCTCTATATATGAAATGCCTAGATATAGCTGGCACACTGCTGGGTTAATAacatgttgtgctggttttggctgggatagagttaattttcttcacagtagctagtatggggctatggtctggatttgtgctggaaacagtgttgataacacagggataatacagggatgtttttgttgctgctgagcggtgcttacacagtgtcaaggccttttctgcctctcaccccaccccaccagtgaggagactgggggtgcacaagaagttggcaggggacacagccagtgcagctgaccccaactgacccaaggcatattccagaccatatgatgttatgctcagcatataaagctgggggaagaagaaggaagggggggacgttcagagtggtggcctttgtcttcccaagtcaccgtgaggtgtgatggagctctgctttcctggagatggctgaacacctgcctgcccattggaagtggggaatgaattccttattttgctttgcttgtgtacgCGGCTTTTGCATTacgtattaaactgtctttgtctcaacccacgagttttctcccttttactcttctgattctctcctccatcacaCCTGGGGGGgactgagcgagcagctgtgtggagcttagttgctggctggggt belongs to Accipiter gentilis chromosome 14, bAccGen1.1, whole genome shotgun sequence and includes:
- the SRSF6 gene encoding serine/arginine-rich splicing factor 6; the protein is MPRVYIGRLSYHVREKDIQRFFSGYGRLLEVDLKNGYGFVEFEDSRDADDAVYELNGKDLCGERVIVEHARGPRRDRDGYSYSSRSGGGGGYSSRRQSGRDKYGPPVRTEYRLIVENLSSRCSWQDLKDFMRQAGEVTYADAHKERTNEGVIEFRSYSDMKRALDKLDGTEINGRKIRLVEDKPRSSHRRSYSGSRSRSRSRRRSRSRSRRSRSSRSRSRSVSKSRSRSKSRSRSKDRSRSRSKSRKSRSKSKSKPKSDRGSRSHSRSKEKSEKSRSRSRSRSRSPKENGKGDAKSKSRSRSRSRSNSPQQQPSAKARSESPPKRAASRSRSRSRSKSRSRSRSSSRD